One Fusarium falciforme chromosome 1, complete sequence genomic window carries:
- a CDS encoding Thioredoxin domain-containing protein, protein MSTITEVTSIPQWEQLLASVPPTTLVIVSFHAPWAAPCAQMATVLSTLASEYPVTEPPATKWVSINAEELSDLSETYDVTAVPFLVLLRNGQVVETVSGSSAVKVRTAIETQAKQSGEGAAAADAPNGMDVDNNAAAEEEDPEKKKEELFKRLGDLVKAAPVMLFMKGTPSSPQCGFSRQMVGLLRDNSVKYGFFNILADDEVRQGLKEFADWPTYPQLWIDGELVGGLDIVKEEIGNDPEFLGKYSVSTTAGAAA, encoded by the exons ATGTCCACCATCACCGAAGTCACCAGCATCCCTCAGTGGGAGCAGCTGCTCGCCTCTGTCCCACCCACTACTCTAGTTATCGTCTCGTTCCACGCTCCTTGGGCCGCGCCCTGCGCCCAGATGGCTACCGTCCTGTCGACACTCGCCTCCGAATATCCCGTCACCGAGCCTCCTGCCACAAAGTGGGTGTCTATCAATGCCGAGGAGTTGAGCGACCTCAGCGAGACCTACGATGTTACCGCCGTCCCATTCCTCGTCCTGCTGAGAAACGGTCAGGTCGTCGAGACTGTTAGCGGCAGCAGCGCCGTCAAGGTCCGAACCGCCATCGAGACGCAGGCGAAGCAGTCGGGAGAGGGCGCAGCGGCTGCTGATGCCCCCAACGGTATGGATGTCGACAATAAcgctgccgccgaggaggaggatcccgaaaagaagaaggaggagctctTTAAGCGTCTTGGCGACCTTGTCAAGGCCGCGCCCGTGATGCTCTTCATGAAGGGCACTCCCAGTTCGCCTCAATGCGGCTTTTCGCGCCAGATGGTTGGTCTTTTGCGCGACAACTCAGTCAAGTACGGTTTCTTCAACATTctggccgacgacgaggttCGACAGGGACTCAAGGAGTTTGCCGACTGGCCAACATACCCCCAGCTCTGGATCGATGGTGAGCTCGTCGGCGGATTGGACATT GTCAAGGAAGAGATTGGCAACGACCCCGAGTTTCTCGGCAAGTACAGCGTGAGCACCACCGCTGGCGCAGCGGCCTGA